A genome region from Coffea arabica cultivar ET-39 chromosome 7e, Coffea Arabica ET-39 HiFi, whole genome shotgun sequence includes the following:
- the LOC113701493 gene encoding uncharacterized protein — MEEGERREAAIASAASLQPNFTPKKSNITPSQLSKFHELHKRRLKIKAKSKTKTKIKGPEGNGKSHENGSNGKERVGKASGATTTVEGSSVPFSNGSAEENSSVQESVAAHPVSTTKRQKKLHWGLDTKERWEMKANM, encoded by the exons ATGGAAGAAGGCGAAAGAAGAGAAGCAGCCATAGCTTCCGCAGCTTCTCTGCAGCCCAATTTCACGCCCAAGAAAAGCAACATCACCCCATCCCAGCTCTCCAAATTCCAT GAATTGCACAAGAGGCGTTTAAAAATAAAGGCAAAATCGAAAACTAAAACGAAAATCAAGG GACCTGAGGGGAATGGGAAATCCCATGAGAATGGAAGCAATGGTAAGGAACGTGTTGGTAAAGCGTCAGGTGCAACAACAACGGTTGAGGGATCTAGTGTTCCATTCTCAAACGGCAGTGCCGAGGAAAATTCCAGCGTGCAGGAAAGTGTAGCAGCCCATCCTGTGTCAACGACGAAGCGCCAGAAGAAATTACATTGGGG GCTTGATacaaaagaaagatgggagATGAAAGCCAACATGTAG
- the LOC113701988 gene encoding uncharacterized protein: protein MSEISGQTTLAIVEKRPQRPGGCAGILFQVFDWNRKFAKKKLFSKKLLPPVRLRKSSKKFGVDEKLPKLRLIADENSGGFPYMKKNEGCCNGDTAQKNEMRAPGLVARLMGLESMPAVKQDKSKKTLLSGSGSDKEEFVHRHGRFEREELIAEKGETKQEFRPQKLQKTGLSERKPVTKFGSEALQIKHMLSRSRKHHQKLVSPVKSPRNVSGRNASRFIGAATRILEPGLQRSKSKCALAYSNAIDHPPTADAFLVEANDVESFQDARCFQTSAKPLNGQSSSCTNCGHSLGGVSTAEQQPALSSVSQFVHPPCQMLERESGRLAIFCPELEKGKTEEGSQLYAAADMEGRQPCANYMPEIKLLKKAGQRLWQAASPQGKLQKDVSPACLRHKTQGQDQMFQVRDRLPSRSKLIRVQSNRVSAAANATNETTNLVLQKQNISNHSHLRMSPKQDIYRLDTDQRFRDRGHDSLSPLQKRRSLNSSRQNEGSRFVSSTLVKPTNIRSSAISVKGRSSTSHSTIGPCTSIRLAHLQGSINADSSQNDSDVISFTFKSPMKRKTGIHADMEGKRNQSGPNSEGTLRKLSLNENEGKRHSLKSFPLSGDSLGVLLEQKLKELTCQEEDSAFGDTAPRKTTAVILQELISALTTERPSHWDQLVYGVNNRDSYLRSDNQQLDDKTFAAFQAKPKSTKISVGYLPNGEHLSPGSVLDASFSNDSFASSSLDDGSRCNLGMESTEYYEGQRQLETDADLLDSACSLSMGKFYRESVTHLLNNISEVFSAINLADGHLKGRKLTHAKEVILNAELVFVNAALPDAVVNGGFSISHFVLNELELLASVMWTNFSGFAAFDINKEGNQLKGFVFDCVIEYLESRFARYSNSGFNAWTRLPLRMKTEMLICEIVEEVGRWAGLAGLMVDELIEQEMSHSFGKWTDFELEAFETGTGIDQQILQSLITEVVVDFICSSAS from the exons ATGAGTGAAATTTCAGGGCAAACGACTTTAGCCATTGTGGAGAAGAGGCCTCAGAGGCCTGGTGGGTGTGCCGGCATCCTTTTTCAGGTATTTGATTGGAACAGGAAGTTTGCAAAGAAGAAGCTTTTTTCTAAGAAATTGCTTCCACCAG TTCGTCTGAGAAAGTCTTCAAAGAAGTTTGGAGTAGATGAAAAGCTGCCAAAGCTTCGTTTG ATTGCTGATGAGAACAGTGGTGGATTTCCTTATATGAAGAAGAATGAGGGCTGTTGTAACGGTGACACTgcacaaaagaatgaaatgcgAGCTCCTGGATTGGTTGCTAGACTCATGGGTTTGGAATCAATGCCTGCTGTAAAGCAGGATAAGTCAAAGAAGACTTTGTTGTCTGGGAGTGGAAGCGATAAAGAGGAATTTGTACATAGACATGGCAGGTTTGAGAGGGAGGAGTTGATTGCAGAGAAAGGAGAGACAAAACAGGAGTTCAGGCCTCAAAAGCTACAGAAGACTGGACTAAGTGAGAGAAAGCCAGTGACTAAGTTTGGATCTGAGGCATTGCAAATAAAGCATATGTTATCAAGATCGAGAAAGCATCATCAAAAACTGGTTTCTCCAGTAAAAAGTCCCCGAAATGTTTCTGGTAGGAATGCATCTCGATTTATCGGCGCTGCTACTAGAATTTTGGAACCTGGGTTGCAGAGGAGTAAGTCAAAATGTGCCCTTGCTTACTCGAATGCTATTGATCACCCTCCTACAGCAGATGCCTTCTTGGTGGAGGCAAATGATGTGGAGTCATTCCAAGATGCTAGGTGTTTTCAGACTTCTGCTAAGCCACTCAATGGGCAGTCATCATCTTGCACAAACTGCGGTCATTCGCTTGGTGGAGTGAGTACAGCAGAACAACAACCGGCTTTATCATCTGTCTCACAATTTGTGCATCCTCCTTGTCAGATGTTGGAAAGGGAGAGCGGAAGACTTGCCATATTCTGCCCTGAGCTAGAAAAGGGTAAAACTGAAGAGGGTTCCCAGTTGTATGCTGCTGCTGATATGGAAGGTAGACAGCCTTGTGCAAACTATATGCCAGAGATAAAGCTTCTCAAGAAAGCAGGTCAAAGACTGTGGCAAGCAGCTAGTCCACAAGGTAAGCTTCAGAAGGATGTATCTCCAGCTTGTTTAAGGCACAAGACGCAGGGGCAAGATCAAATGTTTCAGGTGAGGGACAGGTTACCTTCAAGATCGAAGTTAATTAGAGTGCAGAGCAACAGAGTATCAGCAGCAGCAAATGCTACAAATGAGACAACAAATTTAGTTTTACAGAAGCAAAACATTAGCAACCATTCCCATTTGAGGATGTCACCGAAACAGGATATCTATCGACTTGATACAGATCAGCGATTCAGAGACAGGGGGCATGATTCCTTATCTCCACTGCAGAAAAGAAGATCATTGAATAGTTCTAGGCAAAATGAAGGTTCTAGATTTGTCAGCTCTACTTTGGTCAAACCAACCAATATAAGATCTAGTGCAATTTCAGTGAAAGGCAGGTCTTCGACTAGTCATTCAACTATTGGACCCTGCACTAGTATTAGATTGGCACATCTGCAAGGAAGCATAAATGCTGATAGTAGCCAGAATGATAGTGATGTTATctccttcacatttaaatccCCAATGAAGCGTAAGACAGGAATTCATGCAGATatggaaggaaaaagaaatcaaaGTGGTCCAAATAGTGAAGGTACTCTAAGGAAATTATCATTGAAtgaaaatgaggggaaaagacACTCtctcaaatcatttcctttGAGTGGAGATAGTCTTGGCGTACTTCTAGAACAAAAGTTAAAGGAACTGACTTGTCAGGAGGAGGATTCTGCCTTTGGGGATACTGCACCTAGAAAAACCACTGCTGTGATTCTGCAGGAGTTGATATCTGCCTTAACAACAGAGAGACCGTCTCATTGGGATCAATTAGTTTATGGAGTCAATAACAGGGACAGCTATTTACGCTCTGATAATCAGCAACTTGACGATAAAACCTTTGCTGCTTTCCAG GCCAAACCAAAATCAACCAAGATTTCAGTTGGATATCTACCTAATGGTGAACATCTAAGCCCTGGATCTGTTCTTGATGCCTCTTTTTCCAATGACAGCTTTGCCTCCAGTAGTCTGGATGATGGCTCAA GGTGCAATCTGGGTATGGAATCTACGGAATACTATGAAGGACAACGTCAACTGGAGACTGATGCAGATCTTTTGGACTCTGCATGCTCATTAAGCATGGGAAAGTTCTATAGAGAGTCGGTAACCCATCTCCTCAACAACATTTCTGAAGTTTTTAGCGCTATAAACCTTGCCGATGGCCATCTGAAGGGAAGAAAGCTCACACACGCAAAGGAGGTCATTTTGAATGCTGAACTGGTGTTCGTAAACGCAGCTCTGCCTGATGCAGTTGTTAATGGAGGCTTTTCAATCAGTCATTTTGTCCTTAATGAACTGGAGCTGCTAGCGAGCGTCATGTGGACAAACTTTAGTGGCTTTGCTGcttttgatattaataaagaAGGAAATCAACTAAAAGGTTTTGTGTTTGATTGTGTCATTGAATATTTGGAGTCGAGATTTGCCCGATATTCAAACTCCGGATTCAATGCCTGGACAAGACTTCCTCTCCGCATGAAAACTGAAATGCTGATATGTGAGATTGTTGAGGAGGTTGGAAGGTGGGCAGGATTGGCTGGCCTAATGGTTGATGAACTAATAGAACAAGAAATGAGTCACTCTTTTGGGAAATGGACTGATTTTGAGCTTGAAGCATTTGAGACAGGTACTGGAATCGATCAGCAAATACTCCAAAGCTTGATTACAGAGGTTGTAGTTGACTTTATATGCTCCAGTGCAAGCTAA
- the LOC113701641 gene encoding glycosyltransferase BC10, with product MGKQRFNSQTSCYVFNSLLFLIGLSVGLVFTLCLKSFSFTFPAAFLLSSRLTTVQTSSLASQPPQYSPPQPPPPPQPKSVAVLSTDHTSNGASNSATIVVSLREQASLMHNMTDEELFWRASMVPQIKEFPHKFLPKVAFMFLTPGPLPLAPLWEKFFKGYQGLYSIYLHPHPSCNDSWPQGSVFYGRRIPSKPVSWGRINMIDAERRLLANALLDFSNQRFVLLSDSCIPLFNFTTVYDYLMSSNQSFLGSFDDPRKPGRGRYNRQMFPTITIEQWRKGSQWFEVDRDLAVGIVSDTKYYRVFHQYCLAPCYNDEHYLPTLVNILYPEMSSNRSITWVDWSKGGPHPRKYGRADVTDELLNGIRRRTCKYNGETTKNCFLFARKFLPNTVEPLLRVAPSVVGFDP from the exons ATGGGCAAACAACGCTTTAATTCTCAAACAAGTTGCTATGTCTTCAATTCCCTACTCTTTCTTATTGGTTTATCGGTCGGCCTAGTTTTCACCTTGTGTCTCAAAAGCTTCTCCTTCACCTTCCCTGCCGCTTTTCTGCTATCTTCCCGGCTCACAACAGTTCAAACATCATCGTTAGCATCACAACCTCCTCAATATTCCCCTCCACAGCCACCTCCACCTCCACAGCCAAAGTCAGTAGCGGTGCTTTCTACCGATCATACTTCAAATGGTGCCTCTAATTCTGCCACAATAGTAGTATCTTTGAGAGAGCAGGCATCTTTGATGCATAACATGACTGATGAAGAGTTGTTTTGGAGAGCTTCGATGGTTCCGCAAATCAAAGAATTTCCTCACAAGTTTTTGCCTAAGGTGGCATTTATGTTCTTGACACCAGGCCCTCTGCCTCTTGCTCCTCTGTGGGAGAAGTTCTTCAAGGGTTATCAAGGGCTTTACTCCATTTACCTGCATCCTCATCCTTCCTGCAATGACTCATGGCCTCAAGGTTCTGTTTTCTACGGGAGAAGAATTCCTAGCAAG CCAGTATCATGGGGAAGAATAAACATGATTGATGCTGAACGAAGACTTTTAGCAAATGCTCTCCTTGACTTTTCCAACCAAAGATTCGTATTACTCTCGGATTCATGCATTCCATTATTCAACTTCACTACCGTTTACGACTATCTCATGAGCTCCAACCAAAGTTTCCTGGGCTCATTCGACGACCCAAGGAAACCAGGCCGCGGCCGCTACAACCGCCAGATGTTTCCCACGATTACCATCGAGCAATGGCGAAAAGGGTCTCAATGGTTCGAAGTCGATCGCGATCTCGCCGTTGGAATTGTCTCCGACACCAAATACTACCGTGTTTTCCACCAGTATTGCCTGGCACCATGTTACAACGATGAACATTATTTGCCCACGTTGGTCAACATTCTTTACCCAGAAATGAGTTCCAATAGGAGCATTACATGGGTTGACTGGTCCAAGGGTGGTCCGCATCCCAGGAAATACGGAAGGGCAGACGTGACGGACGAGCTTTTGAATGGAATTCGACGTAGGACATGCAAATATAATGGAGAGACGACTAAAAATTGTTTCCTCTTTGCTAGGAAATTTCTGCCAAATACTGTAGAGCCATTGTTACGGGTTGCTCCATCGGTGGTAGGTTTCGATCCTTAG
- the LOC113701492 gene encoding plastidic glucose transporter 4, producing MQASIYAAAAGVGAKGSVGCVGVPRRGRSSRSSRALAAGFGELRSRRTTDSRNLSLCMSAERSSRSCFGLRLDSVSMGIELGRVGPSSVKSRSVYAQASTGGDIEDIEPAKIQKRSSGSVLPYVGVACLGAILFGYHLGVVNGALEYLAKDLGISENTVLQGWVVSTLLAGATVGSFTGGALADKFGRTKTFVLDAIPLAVGAFLCTTAQNVQTMIVGRLLAGIGIGISSAIVPLYISEISPTEIRGTLGSVNQLFICIGILAALVAGLPLAGNPLWWRTMFGIAFIPSILLALGMVFSPESPRWLFQQGKIAEAEMSIKRLFGKERVVEVMDDLKAAARGSSEPEAGWFDLFSSRYWKVVSVGAALFLFQQLAGINAVVYYSTSVFRSAGIQSDVAASALVGASNVLGTTVASSLMDKQGRKSLLLLSFAGMATSMVLLSLSFTWSVLAPYSGTLAVIGTVLYVLSFSLGAGPVPALLLPEIFASRIRAKAVALSLGMHWISNFVIGLYFLSFVNKYGISKVYLGFASICLLAVLYIAGNVVETKGRSLEEIERALNPAV from the exons ATGCAAGCTTCAATATACGCAGCTGCGGCAGGAGTAGGGGCGAAGGGGAGTGTAGGCTGCGTTGGCGTTCCCCGGCGTGGACGTAGTAGTAGGAGTAGTAGGGCGTTAGCAGCTGGTTTTGGAGAGTTGAGGAGTAGGAGGACTACTGATTCTAGAAATCTAAGTCTCTGCATGTCGGCTGAAAGGAGCAGCCGCAGCTGCTTCGGTTTACGATTGGACTCGGTTTCTATGGGAATCGAGCTCGGCCGCGTCGGACCGTCGTCGGTCAAGTCCAGATCAGTCTATGCCCAGGCTTCTACTG GAGGAGATATTGAGGATATTGAGCCTGCCAAAATCCAGAAGAGATCGTCTGGTTCAGTCTTGCCATATGTGGGGGTTGCTTGTTTGGGAGCCATTCTGTTTGGATATCATCTAGG GGTGGTTAATGGTGCCCTGGAGTACCTTGCAAAGGATCTTGGGATTTCTGAGAACACTGTGTTGCAAG GATGGGTGGTTAGCACTCTACTTGCTGGTGCAACTGTTGGTTCATTTACTGGGGGTGCTTTGGCTGATAAATTTGGTCGAACCAAAACATTTGTCTTGGATGCCATTCCACTTGCTGTTGGAGCATTTCTTTG TACAACAGCCCAGAATGTGCAGACAATGATAGTTGGGCGGTTGCTGGCTGGCATTGGTATTGGCATCTCATCTGCTATTGTGCCACTTTACATATCTGAG atttcACCAACTGAAATTCGTGGGACGCTTGGATCTGTTAACCAGCTATTTATTTGTATCGGGATTCTAGCAGCACTGGTAGCTGGGTTGCCCTTGGCAGGAAATCCTTTATG GTGGCGAACAATGTTTGGCATTGCTTTTATTCCATCCATTCTGTTGGCACTGGGAATGGTTTTTTCTCCTGAGAGCCCTAGGTGGCTTTTCCAG CAAGGGAAAATAGCTGAGGCTGAAATGTCAATAAAGAGGCTATTTGGAAAGGAAAGAGTTGTTGAAGTCATGGATGACTTGAAAGCAGCTGCTCGAGGTTCTTCAGAACCCGAAGCTGGTTGGTTTGATCTTTTTAGTAGCCGGTACTGGAAAG TTGTCAGTGTTGGGGCTGCTCTCTTTTTGTTCCAGCAGTTGGCTGGTATAAATGCTGTTGTTTATTATTCAACTTCGGTTTTTCGGAGTGCTGGAATTCAATCTGATGTTGCGGCCAGCGCTCTTGTTGGAGCTTCAAATGTCCTTG GTACAACTGTTGCATCATCATTGATGGACAAACAAGGAAGGAAAAGTCTTTTGCTTTTAAGCTTTGCTGGAATG GCTACTTCCATGGTGCTACTGTCGCTGTCCTTTACGTGGAGTGTTCTGGCTCCATATTCAGGCACTCTTGCTGTAATTGGTACAGTTCT TTATGTGTTGTCCTTTTCACTTGGTGCTGGTCCTGTTCCTGCGCTTCTACTACCTGAAATATTTGCCTCTCGAATTAGAGCAAAAGCAGTTGCATTGTCGTTGGGCATGCATTGG ATCTCGAACTTTGTCATAGGCCTCTACTTCTTGAGCTTTGTCAACAAGTACGGGATCAGTAAAGTCTACCTGGGATTTGCATCTATATGTCTTCTAGCAGTTTTGTACATAGCTGGTAATGTTGTCGAGACAAAAGGGCGGTCGCTCGAGGAGATAGAGCGTGCACTTAACCCTGCAGTTTGA
- the LOC113702127 gene encoding uncharacterized protein, whose protein sequence is MAGTSASLQHNQSLTSFYTALDPNSLILSQFFNSDQPQMLKLTTTESFFMERGPRYKDYAALRESRLRMKSMQQPILEEEELILTPPKKQVKFQGIFATPPKRPKGTSTSSVLTQSVPDFSSALRKENRKPPPLPTLPPTMEKSVTPPLRSKSGNSGRFDGIMGKLGGSKSVNSGEKRSGGLMARKSYASMEDLRGLASDARNAINAENRGGRIGRGIGKTVLGYRQF, encoded by the coding sequence ATGGCAGGGACCTCCGCCTCTCTGCAACACAACCAATCTCTCACTTCTTTCTACACTGCCCTTGATCCGAACTCCTTAATCCTCTCCCAATTCTTTAATTCTGATCAGCCTCAAATGCTGAAATTGACTACTACCGAGTCTTTTTTCATGGAAAGAGGGCCGAGATATAAAGACTATGCTGCTCTCAGAGAATCAAGGCTGAGAATGAAGAGTATGCAGCAGCCAATTCTTGAAGAAGAGGAATTGATTCTAACCCCACCAAAGAAACAGGTCAAATTTCAAGGGATTTTTGCTACACCACCAAAAAGGCCAAAAGGGACATCAACATCCTCTGTCTTGACTCAATCTGTTCCCGATTTTTCATCGGCACTGAGGAAAGAGAACCGGAAGCCGCCACCGTTGCCTACTCTGCCACCTACAATGGAGAAGTCAGTGACCCCTCCGTTGCGGTCGAAAAGCGGGAACTCTGGGAGGTTTGATGGGATTATGGGGAAGCTGGGAGGGAGTAAGTCTGTGAATTCAGGGGAGAAAAGGAGTGGAGGATTGATGGCTAGGAAGAGCTATGCAAGTATGGAGGATTTGCGAGGGTTGGCTTCTGATGCAAGAAATGCTATCAATGCAGAAAACAGGGGAGGAAGGATTGGAAGAGGAATCGGCAAGACTGTTTTGGGCTATAGGCAGTTTTGA
- the LOC113700444 gene encoding chloroplastic group IIB intron splicing facilitator CRS2-B, chloroplastic yields the protein MLHAISAPKTCTNISYPRRPCFHLRHLAPTRLRVSASLPESNGVKVEYTPWLIVGLGNPGNKYHGTRHNVGFEMIDCISQAEGIVMNTIQSKALVGIGSIGEVPVLLAKPQAYMNYSGESVGPLAAYYRVPLRHILLVYDEMSLPNGVLRLQPKGGHGHHNGVKSVMEHLDGRREFPRFCIGIGNPPGTMDMKAFLLQKFSTVEREQIDAALEQGVEAVRALIQEGFNSRITRFNLGQKYKYHKV from the exons ATGTTGCACGCTATATCTGCGCCCAAAACTTGTACTAATATATCTTATCCAAGAAGACCCTGCTTTCATCTGCGGCATTTAGCTCCAACAAGGCTTCGTGTTTCGGCTTCATTGCCAGAATCCAATGGGGTTAAAGTGGAGTATACCCCATGGCTTATTGTTGGATTGGGAAACCCCGGAAATAAATATCACGGGACACGCCACAAT GttgggtttgaaatgatagattGCATATCCCAAGCAGAAGGCATTGTGATGAACACTATACAGTCAAAGGCATTGGTGGGAATAG GTTCTATTGGAGAAGTTCCGGTCTTGCTGGCCAAACCTCAGGCGTACATGAACTATAGTGGTGAATCA GTTGGACCACTTGCTGCATACTACAGAGTACCTTTGCGCCACATCCTACtg GTCTATGACGAGATGAGCTTACCAAATGGTGTTTTACGGCTTCAACCCAAAGGAGGTCATGGTCATCACAATGG GGTGAAGAGCGTAATGGAGCATTTGGATGGCCGTCGCGAATTTCCACGGTTTTGCATTG GCATTGGAAATCCACCTGGTACCATGGACATGAAGGCTTTTCTACTTCAGAAGTTCAGTACAGTGGAGCGAGAGCAG ATAGACGCAGCGCTGGAACAGGGTGTTGAAGCTGTTAGAGCCCTGATCCAGGAAGGATTCAACAGTAGAATTACAAGATTTAATCTTGGGCAGAAATACAAATATCATAAAGTATAA